Genomic window (Dyadobacter fanqingshengii):
CATTGGTATTCTGGTACATTGGTCTAATTCCTGACCTTGCTACGATCCGCGATCGTGCCACAAGCAAAGTTTCTCGCTTGATGTACGGAACATTCGCAATGGGATGGGATGGATCAGCAAAAACCTGGGCGCGTTACGAATATATCAGCTTAATTCTTGCGGGTCTTTCCACACCACTTGTACTCTCGGTTCACACAATTGTAAGTATGGACTTTGCAACGTCGGTTATTCCAGGATGGCATACAACCATTTTCCCTCCTTACTTCGTTGCAGGTGCGATTTTCTCAGGATTTGCAATGGTGCAAAACCTGATGCTGATCACCAGGGTCGTTTACAAACTTGAAGATTACATTACATTAGAGCACATTGAAACAATGAATAAGGTGATCACATTGACCGGTTCTGTGGTTGGTGTGGCTTATATCACTGAGTTCTTTATAGCATGGTATTCGGGAGTTGAATATGAATATTACGCATTCTTCAACCGTATGACCGGACCTTACTGGTGGGCATACTGGGCGATGATGACATGTAATGTAATTTCTCCACAGCTTTTCTGGTCGAGAAAGTTGCGCAGAAGCATCACTTTCACATTCTTTATTTCAGTAGTGGTAAACATTGGGATGTGGTTTGAGCGCTTCGTAATTATTGTTACATCGCTTCACCGTGACTATATTCCTTCAAGCTGGGCAATGTTCTCGCCAACTCGTTATGACATTGGTGACTACATTTTCTCTTTTGGATTATTCTTTACCTTGTTCCTTTTGTTCTCAAAATATCTGCCTGTTATAAATATGGCGGAGGTTAAGGCAGTAATCCGTTCAACTTCTGCTAACCTGCCCACAAAAATTGCAGGTGTAGCGAAGGTAAGACAACGCGGGACGGCTGAGCCGGCTTTTGATAAGGACAAAGAATAATATAGACTGACAGGTATTTTAATATAAGTATTGATATGGCAGAATTATCTGGTAAATATTTGGTCGGAGTTTACGACGATGACGATACTGTTCTTCATGCAGTGCCAAAGCTCAGAAAAGCAGGAGTGAAAATAAAAGAAGTGTATTCTCCTTTTCCGATTCACGGACTGGATGAAGCATTGGGTCACCCAAGAACGAGGATCGGGATTGCCGCATTCATGTTCGGTGTGACGGGATGTATTGTCGCGTTAACTTTGATGATCTGGACAATGGGAATTGACTGGCCGATGATCGTTGGTGGAAAAGATCCGATTTCGATTCCTAACTATATTCCTATCACTTTTGAGCTTACTGTGTTATTTACAGCATTTGGAATGGTAACAACATTCTTTATCTCAAATGGCCTGGGACCCGGTACTCACTTTCATCCGAGATTTGATGTGCGCTCAACAGATAACAAATTTGTAATGGCGATTGATCTGGGAAGAAATTCAATGTCAGAAGACGAGATATCAAGAGCGTTGAAAGACAGCGGAGCAGAAGAAGTCAACATTAAGCAATTTTAATGGAGTTTGAGAAAATGAAATTTAAAAATTTATATAAATATCTGTTAGTTGCTGGCGTAATCCTTACCGCTGCGGCTGGTTGTACAAGGGATCCTAATGATCCTGGTAAAGAGTATGCGCCGAATATGTATCTCCCTGTCGGTTATGAACCTTACAAACAGGAGAAAGCCAATCCCATTAATCCAATGGGCTTGACAATGAGATTGCCCGTCGCAGGAACAGTCGCAAGACGTAATTATCAGACATCCTTCGGACAAGCAGATTCTGCCAGTACTGATTTGATGGTTTATAACATTCCGGCTGATAGCATTGCCATTGCCGAGCGTGATTTGAAAAATCCGATCCCGTTAAATGAAAATACTTTGGCGGAAGGTAAAGTGCTTTACGAAAGATATTGCCAGCATTGCCATGGCGCAACCGGAGCCGGAGACGGGAAAGTTGCAGCGATGTATAAAGGGGTTCCTAATTACGCGAGCGACGCCTACAAAAATCTGAATGAAGGTCATATTTTCCACGTCATTACTCATGGAAAAGCACGTATGTGGCCGCATGGATCTCAGATCAATCCTGAGGAGCGCTGGAAAATTGTGCATTACGTACAAAAATTGCAGAAGGGAGCTTAATTACTTTTTGATAACAGAGAAATAAAATAAATAATGGCATCAGCACATTCGATTCCTTCTATTGAAGAACGGTTTGAATTTACATCGGGGGCTAAAAGAAATTTAATTATAGGCGGTGGCATTGGTGTTGCGCTAATAGTATTGGGTGCTTATTTAGCGGCTAATGGCGGAGGCGGACACGAAGCTGCGGCACATGGTGCAGAAGCAGCTGCCGCAGTAGGACACGGTGCAGCTGAACATGGAGCTGCCGGACACGAAGCCGCAGCAGCAACCGGGCATCATGAAGCCAACTGGGTAACCCGTATCTGGGCTAACCTTTGGGTGAATGGTGTTTATTTCACAGGTATGGCCGTTGTTGGAATGTTCTTTATTTCTTATAACTATCTGGCTCAGGCAGGATGGTCAGCAGTATTCAAAAGAGTGCCCGAAGCGATGCCAGCATTTTTACCTGTTACCGGCGTTGTAATGTTGTTAACGTTTTTCTTCGGTGGCCACGATCTTTTCCACTGGACACATGAAGGCCTTTACGAAGTAGGCGGACCAGAGTACGATCCGATTATTGCGGGTAAAAGAGGCTTTTTGAATACACCGTTTTTTGTCTTCAGGCTTGTATTTTACTTTGTTGTATGGTACGGAATGTGGCGGGTGATCCGTAATTTGTCTTTGAAAGAAGATGAAATCGGTGGGACTGAGTTTTACGAAAAATCGATCCGTTTCGGAACTGCGTTTTTGGTTGTATTTGGTGTTACATCTTCAACATCCGCATGGGATTTCGTCATGTCGATTGACACACACTGGTTTAGTACAATGTTTGGATGGTACACATTGGCAAGCTGGCATGTTGCTGGTCTGGCTGTGATCACACTGACTATTGTAATGTTAAGAGAGCGTGGATATTTGAGAGCAGTGAATTCGAGTCACCTTAGAGATTTAGGCAAGTTTGTATTTGCGTTTAGTATTTTCTGGACTTATGTGTGGTTTGCACAGTTTTTGCTAATCTACTATGCCAACTTACCGGAGGAAACGATCTACTTCTTGGAGCGTTTCAGAGGACACGATGGTATTTTTAAAGCGCCATTCTTTATTACATTGTTCTTAAATTTCTTCTTCCCATTCCTTGTCTTAATGACACGCGATGCGAAGTATACACATTCAATTCTTAAAGTGGCTTGCTGGAGTGTGATCATTGGTCATTATATGGATTTCTATACCAATATAATGCCGGGAACACTTGGGTCAAGTGCAGGGTTCGGTCCGTTGGAATGGGGATTTTTCCTTCTGTTTATTTGTGCGTTCGGTTATTCAATTGCAAGTCAGTTAGAAAAGGCAAATTTGATACCAAGGAATCATCCGATGTTGGAAGAATCATTGCATCACGATATAGCCTAATTGCAAATCCAGTTTATCATCATGAATATTATTATCGCATTAGTTGCTCTTGTTTTTCTGGTTCTCACAGGCGTTGTGATATCCAGGCTTCAGAATGTTCTTAAAAATGTAAATAAAACCGATTCGCCTGATGCGGAGCCGTCGGGCAACAAATGGAATGGGGCGATGTTTATCGTCATTCTGATAGGTGGCGCGATCAGCATTACCTGGTCATATCTTCATGCAAGAGAGTACTTTTTGCCTGAGGCATCGTCGATACACGGTCGCAGAACAGATGATTTGTTTTGGTTCTCAATGGGTATTTTGACAATTCCATTCATTATTGTCAATTTCCTGATTTTCTTCTTTGCATGGAAATATCAGCATAAGAAAAACCATCGCGCTTCATTTTATCCTGATAATCACCGATTAGAACTTATCTGGACAATTGTTCCTGCTATTGTAATGGCCCTTTTGGTATTTACGGGGTGGAAAGCATGGTCTGATATCACATCTGACGCACCGAGAGATGCAGAAGTTATTGAGATCACGGGAAAACAATTTAACTGGATCACTCGCTATGGCGGTGTGAGCGATAACAAACTGGGAGATTACAATTACAAGCTGATTGATTCTCAAAATGAGGTTGGTATAGATCTTTCGGATGAGAATTCATTTGATGATTTTACCAATCCAAGTGAAATGCATATTCCTGTTAATCGCCCTGTATTGTTGAAAATTCGGGCTAGGGATGTTTTGCACAGTGTATTTATCCCTCACATGCGTGTGAAAATGGATGCTGTTCCGGGAATGCCGACCAAATTTTGGTTTGTTGCGGACAAAACAACCGCTGATATGCGCGCTGAAACAGGGAATCAAAATTTTGATTATGAAATTGCTTGCACAGAAGTTTGCGGGCAAGGACACTTTTCAATGAAATTGCGGTTGATAGTAGAAGACGAAGCGTCTTATAAGAAATGGTGTGCTGAGCAAGCGACTTTCCTTCAAACTTATCCTGAGTATCTTGCAAAAGTGCCGGAGAATTTGAAAGCGAAGGCGATGAAATATGTGCCAGCCGAAGCGGCAACTCCTGCTGATAGTTCAGCAACTTCCACAGGAGGAGCAGGATCAAGTACGAGTCTACGCTAATTTGTTAATTTAAATACATTAAAAGTATATGTCAGCTATTGAAGGATTGGAAACAGCTCATCACCACGAAACCGAGCATGAACACCACCACGAAGCACAAAACTTTTGGCAGAAATATATATTTTGTGAAGACCACAAAGTTATAGCGAAGCAATATTTGATCACCGGGATTATGTGGGCGGTGATCGGGATTTCCATGTCTGTGATTTTTCGTATTCAATTAGGTTTGCCGGATTCTAATCTTTCCTGGCTTAAACCTGTATTGGGTGGCTGGATCAGTGACGCGGGTAAGTTAGACCCAAATTTTTACCTTGCTTTGGTTACCATGCACGGAACCATTATGGTGTTCTTTGTACTAACGGCTGGGTTGAGCGGAACATTTAGTAACTTCCTTATTCCGCTTCAAATTGGAGCGCGGGATATGGCATCTGGTTTCATGAACATGTTATCGTACTGGTTCTTTTTCCTTGCCAGTGTTATCATGTTTGCTTCGTTGTTTTTGCAAGCAGGACCAGCAGCCGGTGGTTGGGTAATTTATCCGCCATTGAGTGCTTTGCCTCAGGCACACCCAGGCTCAGGAATGGGTATGACGCTTTGGCTGGCAAGTATGGCACTTTTTATTGTGTCTCAGCTTTTGGGAGGTATTAACTACATTACTACGGTTATCAACTTGCGTACCAGAGGAATGTCATTCGACCGTCTTCCACTGACGATCTGGTCTTTCCTGATCACGGCGGTTTTGGGTCTGATATCTTTCCCGGTTCTTTTGTCATCCGTATTACTGTTGATTTTCGACCGTCATTTCGGGACTAGCTTTTATCTTTCCGACATTTATATCAATGGTGAAGCGCTGCCAAACGTTGGTGGTAGCCCGATCTTGTTCCAGCATTTGTTCTGGTTCTTAGGACACCCTGAGGTTTACATTGTATTGTTACCAGGACTTGGTATCACTTCTGAAGTTATTGCTACCAACTCACGCAAGCCGATCTTCGGTTACCGTGCGATGATCGCATCCATGTTAGGTATTGCATTCCTTGCATTTATCGTGTGGGCTCACCATATGTTTGTTACAGGTATGAATCCATTCCTTGGATCTGTATTTATGTTCCTTACATTGATTATTGCCGTTCCATCTGCCGTGAAAGGATTTAACTATATTACAACACTTTGGAAGGGAAACATTGTTTTCACGCCCGGAATGTTGTTCTCTATTGGTCTTGTTTCATTGTTTGTATCCGGTGGTTTAACGGGGATTATCCTTGGAAACAGTGCACTTGATATTCAACTTCACGACACTTACTTCGTTGTAGCCCACTTTCACCTTGTAATGGGAGCTGCGTCTGCATTCGGACTTTTTGCAGGGGTTTATCACTGGTTCCCTAAGATGTTCGGTAGAATGATGAATACGACATTGGGTCAGATTCACTTCTGGTTGACGTTCATTGGTATCTATCTTGTATTTATCCCAATGCACTACGTTGGTATCGCAGGTTTCCCCCGCAGATATTACCAGTTCACCAGCTACGACTTTACGCATAAGTTCATGGATATGAACATGTTCATCTCTGTTGCTGCGATCTTATCGTTCCTGGCGCAGTTTATTTTCCTATGGAACTTCTTTTACAGCATTTTCAAAGGAAGAAGAGCGCCGCAAAATCCTTGGAATTCCAATACATTGGAATGGACAACGCCGATCAATCCTGGACATGGAAACTGGGTTGGAGAAATCCCTGCCGTTTACCGCTGGTCGTATGATTACAGTAAGCCAGGAGCGAAAGAAGATTTCATCCCACAAAACATACCATATTCTCAAACACTGGAATCAAACTTCCCGCATGAGAATGAACTGATAGCCACAGAAAAGGCGATTGAGTCACAAAATTATAATGACCAGTTCAACGCACATTGATATCAAGGCCAACCGGCGTTTTCGTCGGTTGGCCTTGAATACTGTCATTGTACTCTATTTTCTTATTATAGCGGGTGGGGTAGTGAGGAGCACGGGTGCTGGGATGGGTTGCCCGGACTGGCCCAGATGCTTTGGAAGATGGGTTCCGCCAACTGAAGTTTCGCAGTTACCAGCCAATTATAAGGAGCTTTACGGCGCAAAGCTTAAAGGTGAGATTGAATTTAATCCTGTTAAGACCTGGATTGAATATGTGAACAGACTTCTGGGCGCTTTTACAGGAGTAATGATCTTTCTGACCCTGCTAGCCTCTATTCCTTTTCTCAGATCCGGCAACAAGCGTATTTTTTATTACAGTTTGTCAGCGTTCATTTTGGTGGGATTTCAGGGGTGGCTGGGAGCCAAGGTTGTGTCCTTTGAATTGCTGCCAATTGTTGTTACGCTCCATATGCTGTTGGCTATTGTGATCGTATTTCTGCTCTTGTATCTTTTCACGTGGTCGGCTTACGCTGGCAATATTTTGCAGTTGAAAGAGTCGAGTAAGAAGGCAATTGGAGGGATTGGAGTTGTAGTTATTACATTGTCGCTGATACAGATCTTACTTGGAACACAGGTTAGGGAAGCAATGGATGAAGTGATTCAGAAATTGGGTTATCAGGCAAGGAGTGAATGGATCGATGAATTGGGCTTGAATTTCTACATACATCGGTCGTTTTCAATTCTTGTGTTTGTTGTAAATCTTTATTGGATTAACAAGATTTTTAAAGCAGAGGGCAAGGGATCGATAGCTGGGAAGATAGCCATTGCATGTTTTTGGATATTGATCCTTGAAATTGGAACGGGCATATTAATGGCCTATTTTGGCGTTCCGCCTTTTGCACAGCCATTGCATTTAACATTTGCGATCCTATTGATCGGGCTGCAATTTGTGATTTGGTTAGTAGTAAATGGGAAAAAGTATTTGAAGTATTCGTCAGATATTCGGTTAGCGAAAAGTACGATTTAGAAATAAATAATTGTAGTAATGATATCAGCTGAGGGAAGCTTAGGAGGCGTTGGGAAGATTAGAGAGAGAATAGGCGTTTTATTTGAGTTGCTAAAATTCAGGCTGGCATCGCTGATTGCATTTTCGGGTGCGATGGGTTACTGCCTGGGTGCGAAGGAAGTTGAAACAGGAAAACTGGTACTTTTTATCATTGCATCCATAGGCATTACAGGGGCAGCCAACATTATCAACCAAATTCTGGAAAAGGATTTTGATAAATTGATGAAAAGGACCACTAACCGACCATTACCGAGCGGAAGGATTACAGTGGATCAGGCAATTATCTGGGCTGTGTTTTTAGGCATAACGTCACTGGCGATATTTGTGTTGATATTCAACCTTAGCACAGGATTGATTTCGCTGTTATCGTTGGTTCTTTACGGTTTCGTTTACACACCTTTAAAAAGAGTTGGTCCGATAGCCGTTTTTGTAGGCGCTTTTCCAGGCGCATTTCCTCCAATGATTGGCTGGGTTGCAGCTACAAATCACTTTGGATTGGAGCCGGGCATTTTGTTTGCTATTCAATTTTTTTGGCAATTCCCACATTTCTGGGCTATTGCTTGGGTGCTTGACGAAGATTATAAGAGAGCAGGGTTCAAATTGCTTCCTGCCAATGGCTTGAAAGACGTTAATACGACTTTGCAAATAATGATTTATACCGTATTCCTGCTGCCCATTGGCTGGTTGCCATACGAATTGGGTATGACGGGAATCAATTCGGCTTTTGTCGCTACGGTATTTGGCGTTCTGTTTTTGGCTCAGACTTTCCACTTAATGCGCACTTGCACGGATAAAACGGCAAAGCAATTGATGTTCGGATCGTTCATATATTTGCCAATTGTGCAGATCGCCTTTTTGTTGGATAAATTGTGAAAATGAAAAATTAGTGAAAATGGAAAGTGTTCAGCAGTATAAAGTAGATAAAGAACCTCAGGCAACATTGGCTATGGACCCAATGAAGTTTATCCTGTGGTTATTTTTGGTTAGCATTATCATGTTATTTGCTTCTCAGTGCAGCGCATATCTGGTGAGAAGAGCCGAAGGGAACTGGCTTGAGTTTGCAATGCCTAAGATTTTCTGGTATAGCACCGGCGTTCTCCTGATGAGCAGTGCCGCAATGCAATGGGCTTTCTTTTCGGCAAAAAAAGATCAGTTCAAACAATTGAAAATAGCAATTTCTATTACTTTTGTACTTGGTCTGGCGTTCCTTTGGATGCAGTTTGAGGGATGGAAAGAGCTGGTTGCGATGAATGTTTATTTCGTTGGAAACCCTTCTGGTTCGTTTTTTTACGTGTTTACCGGATTGCACGGTTTCCATATTATCAGCGGGTTGATTGTTTTGCTTTATTCGCTGACAGCTGCATTTAAGTTGAAAGTGCATGCAAAGAATCTAAGACGTATTCAGATCTGTGCCACATATTGGCATTTTCTAGATTTACTTTGGTTATATCTTTTTGTTTTTTTATTGACTTTTAATTAATACTTTTTTCAATGGCTGCAAATGTAACAACACCTGGCGCGGTAGAACCCAAAATGTGGATGGGGGGAATTGAGCCTATGAAAGCAAGTTATGGTAAACTGATGATGTGGTTTTTCCTTATCTCAGATACCTTCACTTTCTCAGCCCTACTCGTTGCGTACGGTACAGCGCGGTTCAGCTTTCCGGCTTTTTCGGGAGATGTAGCTGATTTTACATTTTCAAACATGTATTGGCCTATTCCTGAGAAGGTTTATGAGGCAGTGCCTTTCCTTCACGGAATTTCCCTTCCCCTCGTTTTTGTTGGAATTATGACCTTTATTTTGATCGCGAGCAGCGTGACAATGGTGCTTGCCGTAGAAGCAGGACACCGTATGGATCGTGCGAATGTTGAAAAATATATGCTCTGGACAATCCTGGGAGGATTTACATTCTTAGGCTGCCAGGCTTGGGAGTGGGCTCACTTTATCCATGGTACGGACACTGGAAGTGTAATGAAAGTTATTGAAAACGGCACTTGGGTTGATAAAACAATATTCGGTGCAAACTTGACGGAAAATCAATACGGCCCTCCCGCATTTGCTGACTTCTTTTTCTTTATTACTGGTTTCCACGGAACGCACGTTTTTAGCGGTGTTATTCTGAATATTCTGATTTTCTTCCGTACAGCAACCGGTTTTTACGATAAGAGAGGAAGCTATGAAATGGTTGAGAAAGTAGGACTTTACTGGCACTTTGTAGATTTGGTGTGGGTATTCGTATTTACATTCTTTTATCTGGTTTAAATCATCCAATAATATTAATTCCTAATCAAATGTCGGAAGTACACCATATTCATAACCAGGATCCAAATGCAGGCGCTGAGCAACGCAAAGCAATCTGGAAAACTTTTTGGATTCTCCTTGTATTAACAGCAGTCGAATTCCTTATTGCTTTTACAGTTCCTCACGGAATTTTGAAAATCACCATTTTCATCGTGATGACAATAGTTAAGGCGTTTTATATTGTTGGAGAATTCATGCACTTAAAGCATGAAACCAAGTCACTGATCTGGTCTATTATGGTTCCCATCATATTTGTTGCCTGGTTGATATTGGCGCTTATGCTTGAAGGAAACGCAATTTTTGAGGCCATTTTTGATTAAGTAGTTCGCATGAAGAATTTTCCCAAGGCCGGATTACTGATCGTAACATTAGTAATACCGGCTTTGATTTTTGTAATGCTCAGGCTTTTCGCAACCAACCATTATGATCTTCCTTATTTTAATCCGCAGGTGGGTGGTGATGGAAAAGTGGTCATTGTTAATGGGGATACTGTTTTTCAAAAACGAGAAACATTGCAACTGGCCTCGGGAGATTATAAGCTTGGAAATGAGATCTCGGTAATCAGTTTTTTGCCAAAGGATTGCTCAGATACGTGCAAACTTGTATTGTCCAACCTGAAAAGGATTTATGACATGCGCAGCGAAGCGAATAGCTTAATCATTAAGACACTCTCGGAAGACAGTGTTCTGACGTCGTCAGCATATCCTGACGAATTGGGAAAGGAAGGTTGGGGAACATTACGAGTTACTAATACAGAAGCGGGCAACATCCTGAATGTCGAATCTGCTTCTTGGAAAGGGAAAGCTGAACTTTATCCTATTGAAAGCAGGTTAGTGTTGATAGACGGCAATGGTTACACAAGAGGTTTTTATGACGGTGCCGACCCTGAAGAAATTGATCGCCTGATGGCGGAAGTGAAGATTTTGAATTACGAGAATAAAGCGAGTGCGAATCCATAATTATGGCAACAGTAGTCTTAGAAAAAAAACCGAAATACGAACGCATTATCAACATTCTGGCGATTGTAATTCCAATTGCAGTTGCCGCTCTTTTGGGAATTCGGCAGAAAGTTGAATTAGGTGCATGGACAAAAGTGCTTCCTCACGTTATCGGTGTTATCAATACGCTGACAGCAATCTTTTTGATTGCGGGATTTTATTTTGTCAAAAACAATAACATTAGTGCGCACCGGAAAGCTATGACAGGTGCATTCCTGTTGGGCGCTGTGTTTTTGGTTTGTTACATTTTGTACCACATTTCAAATAAATCAACGCCTTTCGGTGGTGAAGGGTTTGTAAGGCCGATCTATTACTTTTTACTGATTTCGCACATTACATTGTCGATCGTGGTCGTTTGGTTTGTATTGCGTGCCGTGTATTTTGGTTATACCAATCAGATTATCGAACATAGGAAAGCAGTAAAATGGGCTTTGCCGATCTGGCTTTACGTGAGTATCAGTGGCGTTGTGGTTTACCTGATGATTAGTCCCTATTACGTATGAAAAATTTTAAGATAATATTCGGTTTCATAATGCTGTTTGTGCTTTCGGGCGTAGATGTTTGGGCCCAGTGTGCCATGTGCCGCGGATCAGTAGAGAGTTCTATGGGAAATGGCAGGAACAATGTTGGAGTCGGGCTTAACACCGGGATCATGTTTCTTTTTGTAATGCCGTACTTGCTGGTAGCCGTGATTGGTTATCTGTGGTATCGAAACAGCAAGAAGAATCTGCAAGAGCGACAATTTATTGCCTCCCGTGTGAAGCAAGCTTATCAAGGCTGAGAATCAAAATAATTTTATATAAAGCGAAGCAGCGATCTGTTTCGCTTTTTTTGTGACTTGATTGCAACGTTAATAATGTCATTTTGAGGCGTAGATCTGTAATTTGAAGCCTTTAATGAGAAACCCGGATCTATGCGACTGATACTTTTTCTTCTACTGTTCCTGAATGGCGCATTAGCAAATGCACAGGCAATTTCTACCTCCAAACCGTGGACTTTCTGGTGGTGGATGGGCAGCGCGGTGAATAAAAAGGATATTACGGTGCAATTGGAATACTTTCAAAAATCGGGAGTAGGCGGTGTCCACATTATCCCAATCTATGAAGTGAAAGGTTATGAATCGCAATCCGTCCCTTTCCTGACTCCGCAGTGGCTGGATTTGGTGCAGCATACAGTTCGCGAAGGCAAGCGATTGGACCTCGGCGTGGATTTGACCACAGGAACGGGTTGGCCGTTTGGCGGTCCAAATGTTACACCGGAGTTGGGGGCCAAGAATATGACAGTCAAAAACAACGAATTGTCAATTCAGCCGACCAAGCAAAAAGTGAAACGGGCTGCGCCGGGCGGAGAGGGCTTAGTCCTTGATCCGTTTCATGCAACCGCCATGTCACGTTATCTCACAAGATTTGATTCCGCTTTTGCTCGCAAGAAAGACTTGCCTCGCTCTATGTACAATGATTCCTACGAAGCATATGGCGCTAACTGGACGGATGATTTTTTAGAGGAATTTAAAAAAAGACGCGGTTACGAACTGGGTGAAAATCTAGCATTACTGACGGATTCAACTGGAAAAGCAGGCTCTGAACTGGTTCGGATCGATTACCATCAAACATTATCCGAGTTACTTAGAGAGCGGTACGCAAAGCCCTGGACAGATTGGAACACCAAACACGGTTTTCTAACGCGATATCAAGCGCACGGTTCCCCGGGGAATCTGTTGGATCTGTACGACGCTGCGGACATTCCGGAAACCGAGTCTTTCGGAACCAGCCGCTTTTCCATCCCCGGACTTCGCATTGATCCGGATTATTCCATCGACCAGTTTGGGACGCCTGATCCTTTGGCGATGAAGTTTGCATCATCCGCCGCGCATTTTTCTGGTAAGAAACTGGTGAGTTCAGAAACCGGAACGTGGCTTGCTAATCATTTCAAAGTCTCGCTATCGCAGGTCAAGCCGCAGATCGACGAGCTTTTCACTGCGGGTATTAATCATATTTTCTACCATGGGAGCACTTACTCGCCTGTGCAAGAGCCATATCCGGGATGGCTATTTTATGCTTCAACCAACTTTGGATCGACCTCACATTTTGCTGAGCACTTTTCGTTGCTGAATAAATACGTACAGCGCTGTCAGGAACTGCTTCAAAATAGCAAGTCGGATAATGATGTGCTGGTCTATTTCCCTATTCATGATCTTTGGGCGACGAAGGCCAAGTCTTCCGGCAATGTGCATTTATTGGAAGTGCATCATGTCGATCGCTGGTTGTTGGATCTTCCTTTTGGTAAGCTCACCCAACAGCTTTGGAAAAAGGGTTTTGGTTTTGATTATGTTTCGGATTTGCAGCTTAGCCGCTTAAAATTGGATGGCAATGGTAATCTCACAAGCGGAAATGCGGTTTACAAATCCCTCATCATTCCCGTAAGCACTTACATGCCCGAAGAAACATTAAATGAATTGCAACGATTGGCAGCAAAAGGAGCGAAAATCATTTTCCAAAATCATTTCCCCGAAAAAGCAACGGGTTATTCCACTGGTCCCGAAAAGCAAAGCAGCTTCCTGGATGAATTAACAAAGCTAAAAAAAGAGAAGAATGTCCGTGTTTCCGATGATTTTGAGAAAGAACTGATTGCCAGCGGGGCACTACGGGAATCGTTTGCCGAAGAGGGCTTGACATTTATTCGTAAAAAAACACAGGATAATAAACGGCTTTATTTTGTCGCGAATTTAGGTGATCATTTTAAGGAAGGTTGGGTTAAGGTTAACATTACTGGGGCATTTGAAAAACTTGATGCATTGGATGAAGAGGCTTCCTGGGAACCACTTTCACGAAATGGATCGTCGATTTACTTAAAACTTTTGCCTGGGCAGTCATGCTTTTTAAGAGAATCGGTCAAGGATGCTGGACCTGAGCAGCACAGCATTGCAAACAAGGAACTTGAAATTAAAGGCAATTGGAATCTTCAATTTTTAAAAGGC
Coding sequences:
- the nrfD gene encoding NrfD/PsrC family molybdoenzyme membrane anchor subunit, whose protein sequence is MHVTSPVREPLIQGGKTYADVTEDICRHVEGPPTKEWKIAFGLSLIVLAYGSVCLAWTWWEGLGVWGLNKTVGWAWDITNFVWWVGIGHAGTLISAILLLFRQKWRTSINRAAEAMTIFAVLCAASFILMHMGRPWMAYWALPLPNAFGSLWVNFNSPLVWDVFAISTYFSVSLVFWYIGLIPDLATIRDRATSKVSRLMYGTFAMGWDGSAKTWARYEYISLILAGLSTPLVLSVHTIVSMDFATSVIPGWHTTIFPPYFVAGAIFSGFAMVQNLMLITRVVYKLEDYITLEHIETMNKVITLTGSVVGVAYITEFFIAWYSGVEYEYYAFFNRMTGPYWWAYWAMMTCNVISPQLFWSRKLRRSITFTFFISVVVNIGMWFERFVIIVTSLHRDYIPSSWAMFSPTRYDIGDYIFSFGLFFTLFLLFSKYLPVINMAEVKAVIRSTSANLPTKIAGVAKVRQRGTAEPAFDKDKE
- a CDS encoding DUF3341 domain-containing protein, which codes for MAELSGKYLVGVYDDDDTVLHAVPKLRKAGVKIKEVYSPFPIHGLDEALGHPRTRIGIAAFMFGVTGCIVALTLMIWTMGIDWPMIVGGKDPISIPNYIPITFELTVLFTAFGMVTTFFISNGLGPGTHFHPRFDVRSTDNKFVMAIDLGRNSMSEDEISRALKDSGAEEVNIKQF
- a CDS encoding c-type cytochrome → MEFEKMKFKNLYKYLLVAGVILTAAAGCTRDPNDPGKEYAPNMYLPVGYEPYKQEKANPINPMGLTMRLPVAGTVARRNYQTSFGQADSASTDLMVYNIPADSIAIAERDLKNPIPLNENTLAEGKVLYERYCQHCHGATGAGDGKVAAMYKGVPNYASDAYKNLNEGHIFHVITHGKARMWPHGSQINPEERWKIVHYVQKLQKGA
- a CDS encoding quinol:cytochrome C oxidoreductase encodes the protein MASAHSIPSIEERFEFTSGAKRNLIIGGGIGVALIVLGAYLAANGGGGHEAAAHGAEAAAAVGHGAAEHGAAGHEAAAATGHHEANWVTRIWANLWVNGVYFTGMAVVGMFFISYNYLAQAGWSAVFKRVPEAMPAFLPVTGVVMLLTFFFGGHDLFHWTHEGLYEVGGPEYDPIIAGKRGFLNTPFFVFRLVFYFVVWYGMWRVIRNLSLKEDEIGGTEFYEKSIRFGTAFLVVFGVTSSTSAWDFVMSIDTHWFSTMFGWYTLASWHVAGLAVITLTIVMLRERGYLRAVNSSHLRDLGKFVFAFSIFWTYVWFAQFLLIYYANLPEETIYFLERFRGHDGIFKAPFFITLFLNFFFPFLVLMTRDAKYTHSILKVACWSVIIGHYMDFYTNIMPGTLGSSAGFGPLEWGFFLLFICAFGYSIASQLEKANLIPRNHPMLEESLHHDIA
- a CDS encoding cytochrome c oxidase subunit II, with the protein product MNIIIALVALVFLVLTGVVISRLQNVLKNVNKTDSPDAEPSGNKWNGAMFIVILIGGAISITWSYLHAREYFLPEASSIHGRRTDDLFWFSMGILTIPFIIVNFLIFFFAWKYQHKKNHRASFYPDNHRLELIWTIVPAIVMALLVFTGWKAWSDITSDAPRDAEVIEITGKQFNWITRYGGVSDNKLGDYNYKLIDSQNEVGIDLSDENSFDDFTNPSEMHIPVNRPVLLKIRARDVLHSVFIPHMRVKMDAVPGMPTKFWFVADKTTADMRAETGNQNFDYEIACTEVCGQGHFSMKLRLIVEDEASYKKWCAEQATFLQTYPEYLAKVPENLKAKAMKYVPAEAATPADSSATSTGGAGSSTSLR